The DNA region AAGTTGACGACTTTAACTAATTGGTTGTGTATTTACCACATTACTTTCTATTGTAAACAGCTCTAAGGTTTGATGACAATTCAACCCTCACAATGCACACCAACACTTACAATGAATATTAGGGCCTTTCTGACATTAAGATACTAATTTTTGAAAGTGTAGCCTCAGTTTATGTGATAAATGTACCTTATTGTTATTTGaggatatattattattactattatagaCCATCTGATTGAGAAAAGCTGTCCATTATCTCATTTCGTAAAATGGTATATGGTTGTGACGTTGGGAGACTCAAAATTAAGTCACGGAATTATTTTGGCACTAAAGGGGGGAACAGAGCATACAGCTCGATATCGGATTCCTTCGGATTCAATATTATGCCTCGTTAAATAGCACTCTAACTAAGTAAACCACAACTCAGAGCCCTCAAGATCAAATTCTATGGGAAGGGCTTTCTTAGTCGCCACATTGTCTCTTTACCAGTGACAAATAATGCTcaactgtaagatccattttgaatgttttgtgtgttggtgaaaatccctccatgtatatacttgtattttgttcctattgatccccttagttgtacattgttgtcttttgattacatttgaactGTTATtacttgtatttttattatagtttttgtttttcttacgcattcactaagtttgcgTTTCTTaccgaactgcatctgtgttgttttacttgacacttgttcttggcggtagccatactGATTTGCTCCttttgtgtgttctatccagtcaggatagaataacgttcatttgttgtgactggtaattttccctcatctttcaTCAActcctttatttattgtaatttagattttattaattgaacaattattggttgaatagccgggtggcaatatttgtttaggtaacggtTTACAtctaaatttatgatgaattatagaaccgctatttacccgattacttgttttgattttgatgggcaagggcgcgtgtctaacgtacctggacggctattcatctatccaaaccgtagtttggattctacatcAACTTCCTGGTTTTCCCTCtgtattgagtctgacatgttGTATAGATATGTCTAGTAATCACATATACAAATTAATATATAGTCCCGACTCGGATACTGTGTGATAAAAACATGCATATGAAATTTATACTagaatttacttacttacttatgcctgttactcctaatggagcataggccgccgaacagcattctccaacccactctgtcctgggccttcttttctaattccatccaattcttgttcatttttctcatatctatatccatttctcggcgtaatgtgttctttagtcttcctctccttctttgaccttgaggattacaagtgagggcttgtcttgtgacgcagttgggtgctcaatgtgtatcctgtccacttccagcgtttcttcctgatttcttcctccactgggatctggtttgttctttcccacagtaggttgttgctgatgttgtcTGGCCAagggatccgaagtattttgcgtagacaactgctaacaaacacttgtatcttcggaatgatggctttcgtagttctccaagtttccgcctcatacagtagaactgccttgacatttgtatcCGAAATTCTGACTtggatgttggttgacagttgttttgagttccagatgttcttcagttgtaaatatgctgctcttgcttcgcCGATccatgccttcacatctgcattcaatccaccatgttcatcaatgatgctgctcagataagtaaaggtttttacatcttccaaatcttctccgtcaattgtgattggattggtgcatgttgcgttgtatcggagaaccttgctcttccctttgtgtatattgagacctactgttgctgaggctgttgctacactgttcgtcttctcctgcatttgttgttgcgtttgcgataggagggccagatcatctgcgaagcctagatcgtccaactacatcctagatgtccactatgtcccgtgtttcccttcagatgttgacgtcttcatgatccagtcgatcaccaggagaaagagaaagggcgagagtaagcaaccttgcctgacaccggtctttacttcgaacgagcctgtcaattgtcctccatgcacgattttgcagtttaatccatcataggaattccgtatgatatcgaCTAACTTCTGAgacacgccgtagtatcgaaaaAGCTTCCATGGTGtggttctgtccacgctatcaaatgctttctcgtagtcaatgaagttgatgtagagtgatgaattccattcaattgattgttccacaatgatccgtagagttgcgatttggtctgtacacgatcgatccttacggaatccagcctgttggtttCGAAGTTGGGCGCCTACAGAGTCCTTCactctgtttaacaatactctgttgaagacttttccaggtattgagagaagagtgatgcccctgtagttatcacagttgctgagatcgcctttcttttgtattttgaccagaagtccttctttccagtctgttggtacttgttcctcatcccaaatcttattgaagagaatgtggagtatccttgcagttaccgctacgtctgctttcagttcCTGTTTGATCTTCAGCGTCTTCATTGTATttgttggtaggcgcatagcatggatgacgttcattgaagtgtcctctttctttgttttgaaggaggctttgatgatttttggtccatgagattcccatcccataagtgcattttgtgtttgtttggacagtatcaatgcaactccttgtgtacgtggggcattttcttcatcatgaccggagtataacagaagctcctctgaagctagtcgttgttgtccaacttgcgtccaatgcgtttcactgatcccaagcacctctaggttgtatctcctcatttctgcagcaatttggaagactctctcagtctcccacattgtacgagcattccatgaaCCTAAATAAAtcgttgctctggttgtcagaaggggcatcggcctcgtgacttctgaaggaactcggctttcatcatgaggcgtcataatccttctaaatgaagaccttctgactcccagagcagagtttaaaaggtttgaataattttttctggttatcatttttttagcgagttagttttctacgggatggggccgctaaccccatgcccaaccctcctcctttatccgggcttgggtcCGGAGGCAGCCCACGGAGGGGCTCCAGTAAGAGTTATATTAGAACTAAGCTTGTTAATATATCAGGTTGACCttaatgaaaattaaacaaTGCAAGTAAGACTGAAATTCGCGTGCTCGGAGCTGGACTTAAAAGTGTTGTGCCAGTTGTTTGAGCTCGTTTTACATGCTGAAAAAACCAGACTAATAACTGCAATAGGcttttattaagatcatgaagcAGAGCAGTTGGACCTCGTAGTTCTGATTTAGTCCACTGAGCGTTCACTCTAAAATTGTTGCGGtaaataaatttctaaaatcaaTAGCGCTGTAAGTCTTCGACGTTTGATGTTAACCGCACTAGTTTTACCGGACtgacctagctgaaggcgctcggtcatgcatccgcaccagatcaggAGTAAGAAGGCCGTGCTGAACATCCGTTTCAACTGCTAGATTGCTTGGACCAAACGTTCCTTCGATATAAGCTAGCCTTTTGAGTATATCTTCGAACTTTATCattgacttctgatttgactgggttggtatACCTCGATTATAAAGGAGTTACCGGTTAAGACATGATCGGACCctgaatacttgtggcatctgtATCCTTATTGTGTGATTAGTATGGATACACATCTCAGATTATTGTGATCATAGTTGGAATTACTAACCATTTGTAATGGTGGATTACAAGACCAAAGAAACGGTTCTGAGTATTAatggtttgcgtaccgaattcGACTATTTCTCATTATAACACTGGCGTTGCAGTAGAGTAAGTTCTCCAAAATTTGAACGCTGGTTGAAGCAATTAGTTCTTCAAAGACTACAGGGAGGAATCTGAAAGCTGGTGTACGATCTGGAAAGATATTAAAAATGATAAGGTCTCAGCCTATTTCCACATATTCGTTATAGAAAATGCGTGTAAGCTGCCCAAGTATCTGGcattcagctagatgagtccagtGAAAATAATGCGGTCAGCATCAAACTTCGAAGACTTATAGCGCTAATGCTTTTAGGGTTCATTTACCGTTACAAGGATACATATGTGGTCTGTAACCATAGACAGATATATATCAGAGTTCTCCTGTCGTAACAGCGGATAAACGAGGACAAGAAGCATATGTGTACAGAAGCGTATTTGTCAGCGATGAACATCATGTCATGCAAGAGGAGTTGATAAATGAGACGGAAGAATGAAGGTCACGGGTTCTTTAAACAATAGCCTTACATTCAATAACGGTTATTGTACAAATTAACATAACTAGTTTTAAAATAAGTCCATTTTGAATATCCACTCAAACCACACAAACCGAACCTCTGCAGAGTTTGTAAACTACTCTTAGTGCTACATACcaaatataattcttttttgttGCAATTTTGTGGGCAGATCAGCACGTATATTCTCTTTGTTTTCATGATCATTGTTGTgtcaaaataattttgttttaacagaCAATTCGTTTGCGCCACTGACATTGGACGTTTGGAGGCATTTATTGGGTCGAGTTTTTACAGATGGAGTCGAGGAAGGTGTCTTTAAGTGCTAATGCTTTGATTGGAGGCAAATGGAGACTTGTACGAAAGATCGGTGGTGGATCGTTCGGTGACATATATCTTGGACAAAATATGTTAACTGGAGATGAAGTTGCAATTAAATTAGAACCTGTGACAGCCCGACACCCTCAGCTGCTTTACGAGAGCCGAGTTTATCGAGTTTTACAAGTATGCCAAATAGATTCATCACTAGTATTCTCAGAACTCATCAGGAGTGCCGCGGGTTTATTGGTTTGGACCTGACGGTGTAAGCAATCGGTACAAAGCTATGGTTATGGATTTACTCGGTCCAAGTCTTGAAGACTTATTTACTTTTTGTGGACGTAGATTTTCAGCAAAAACAGTGTTAACTCTTGCGGAGCAAATGTTGTGGCGCATCGAATGTGTTCACTACAGAGGTCTTATTCATAGGGACATCAAACCTGACAACTTCTTAATGGGGATCGGTCCACACTGTAACAGAGTGTTCATTGTAGATTTTGGATTAGCCAAAAGATTCAGAGATCATAGAACAAAATGCCATATTCCATATAGAGATGACAAAAATTTGACAGGTACAGCACGTTATGCTAGCATAAATGCGCATGCTGGTATCGAGCAGTCCAGACGTGATGATATTGAATCTCTTGGATATGTTTTTATGTATTTTCTCAGAGGACACCTTCCGTGGCAGGGACTAAAGGTACGGTAAGATTTTACGTTTTGTTTTCCAGAATTTTTGGCTAACTAATTATCATATCGTTCTCTGGAATCAAGATTTTTATCCGCGTGTGATAAACATTTATGGCTATGCTATGTATAAACTGGTTAACCAAGTTTATAGTCCACTTTTATTTCGTCTCTAACCAGTAGCCGCAACACTGAAAATGTTATTAGTCTAACTAAAAGCAATGAATTTCCGGTTTCATAAAATTCCCTGCCTGCTGATCAATTAGTGTTTACGTCGTTAAACTCCCACCGAATTCCTGCTCCGCGAATCAATGTTTGAAAAGCAGACCACACTGGAAAACCAGTGTTTAGCTTACTTTTAACCCGAGTTAGTTCCAATTCTATTTTTAGTGAGAGACCACATCTCAGATTTCTCAGTAGACTTAgatatttcattttcgatttgTTACATTGTAACCGAAAATCCTGTGGCTCATAACTGAGCAAGTGACAGCTATCGCCTCGTGTTTAGGTTAACCACTGAGATATCAACAGAAATGATAGTGCAATATTTTTACTTATATAAATATGCTAAAGAACTAGGgtagcatggaatgatatccgaaaagctgtggaaacagcagtgatatctgctagtacggtaacccgtaaggttagggagcaacactggatctcagcagcatctatcgcactgatagatgctcggaaactcattccacctggctctgaacataatgaggagcggagtcagcttaagcgcaagctgacaagaagcctacgcaatgatcgcgaacagtggtgggtagcgaaagcaagagagatggaaaaggcagcggcaataggtaatagcagacaattgttcagactcgttagggaaaccggtattaggaacccgactgttagcgaaacaatctcagagaaagatgaacatattatacattctcaatccaggagattggatcgatgggcagaacactagggatcagttcaactggccttcagccacacttcggtttcccacgatctctagtcaacctgaatggaaagttaatgtaggtcctccgactgtTTActaagttgaaaaagccataggaaatctgaaacgagggagagcagcaggccctgacaggtccactcctgagatttttaaggatggtggtccagtattagcaatgagattaaccgaggtcttaggtagaatttgggaactggacgtattCCCATCTGACtagtctcaatcactgattgtgccagtctataagaaaggacaaaagtcctcttgtgacaatcacagaggaatcagtttgactaatatagtgtctaaaatattagcttcaataatacttcgacgcctaactaaagctcgtgaagaacagactagagaaaaccaggctggttttcgacctggacgtggttgtatagaccagatattcacactacgtcaggttctagaacacagacacataTTCAGaagccccacaatcgtagtatttatCGACCTCAAGGCAGCAtccgactctgttgatcgtgaggttctatggcagtgtttgtcattgaaaggagtaccaaagaagtacattaaccttgtaaaggctctctactcgaacgcaactggtcgagtgagagcttatggcgaactgtcatcagaattgattacctcaaatggtgttcgtcagggctgtccactctccattcttgttcaactttgtcattgacgtgcttctagagataacacttgcctcatctaaatttccagagtttgaacttctaccaggaggttcacttgttgacttggaatataccgatgacatagttttatttggtgaagacgctgacaaaatgccgagtcttctgaccactctaagcaacaatgcaagcatgttcgggatgcgattctctccctcgaaatgtaaaatgttgcttcaggattgggttgcattgacacccaaactaatgataaggagtgaagtagttgagcgtgtcgaccgcttcacttatcttggaagtctcatcagcccttgtggtttagtgtgtgacgaaatctcagcacagatacagaaggctcgactagcttttgccaacttgcgtcatttatggagtaggcaagatatccgtctatcaaccaaaggacgtgtttactgcgcagcagttcgttccatcctactttatggcagtgaaacatggccggtaagagtagaggatattcgtaggttactagtatttgatcataggtgtcttcgaaacattgctcgtatatcataggaccaccgagtaagtaacgcagttgtaaggaaacgggtactaggtaaggatggcaaatcgattgatgaagtggcgaaacttcatcagttgaaatggctgggacacgtgttacgtatgcccaacgaccgactgcctcgacgtgagatgttcagtggtataggagtaggttggaagaaagctaggggcggccagaccaaaacatggcacaagtccatgaagtcactgacaagtggactgagtcatgttggtaggtgtagactacctgattggggaccgcgagatgatagcaaccgatggttagagaccctgaatgacatggctcaaaatcgtttgcaatggtgcaggtgcatccactctttgtgttctcccaaattttgatctccttattcctccttgtctcttgtTTTCTCTCCCCAAATTtacttcactgtattatactctttaaataacatctccaaacactaattttcctgattactgcttatactcttattacctctaccactacgggatttgaatcgacaactgcatctctgtgttaatgtggtatggcaactctaactgatgtacgtacgtaagtcctacgttgttactgactgactgactgaaagaaCTAGGATGTCCACTTTATTATTACATCTATGACTTACAAGGTGAATATTTTACTTTAAGGGCTTAGTTATCCACCCTTCCTTACTTACCAATCTCTTTAGCTTTAGATAAACCAGTGTATGTAGCGCTTGATGTCATGTACTTTTAACTGAAGTTATAATGAAAGCTCTCATAGTATTCAGTTAGTACTTTTTAATTCTCTGACTAGAAAATGCTGCTGCTGTAGTTTGTGAATGGAAATAGCTATAAGTGGTGTTCAGCACTAATTGAGAGCTATGTGTGAGTTACTAGCATTTGACTGTCCCCAAACCATGACGCTTACCGTAGGATAACTAAATATATAGCGCTAAAATCAGACGTAGGGTACCTGATTTATATTGGTTTAGGTTGTAAATCTTTGACTGAGGTCTGTGTCGTGTTACTAACACCTACCGATTGTTTCAAGACTTCAGGTAAGCCTTGCTAGCAAGTCCCTAGTAGCTTATAACCTATGTTCAAAGTTTCCTACTGGCTGCCTCCAGCCATTCAATATTCCAACTTGTTTTTACCGTTTATCCTTTTATTTTTGTCTTACTGCGCACGTGTCGAATGACAACTTGAACCACGCTTTTTATCATTTACTTGGACCAATAAGCACATTATAGGCCATAGATTGGCTGTTTTTAACTGGTCATTTTTAGCATTGTATTCTCAACAAATCAGTCGAGTGTGATGTCCGCTTAATAGACAAAGAAATACACCATATAGTTGACGTAAAAAGTATTTCGGTAATTAATTTCGATAATTATTGAGACTGGACGACTCTAATTTTTCGGGTTGTTACCTTTAAATAAATTTCGATGTAAACTTAACTCGGGAAAACCAGTGCTAATACGTTCTAGGAACGACCTTGGCTTTTTGTCACTATGGGTGGGATGTTAGTGAGTTCCCTAATCATTGCTATACATAACTGCGAAATGCCGAAAAATGCATCTCAATAGTACCTAGTGTAGCGACTTTACTTAAACTGTTTATAGAGTAAGCTCTGTCGCAGCTAATGTTTTGCGCATACGCCGATAGCGCCAACGTATAAATATATGATAGGGTCTTCTCAGTACTTGAAGTAACCTTCGACTGGTTTGTCAGTTAGGTGCAAATTTTCAAACTAACCCATGCCAACATACGCGTCCTAATTATAAAAGACGTAGAAGCTGGGGCTATCTTGACAAAACAAGATAAACAGGCTGAATTCCGtgaggatcggtcgtgcacagaccaaattatGACGCTATGGATCGTCGTTGAACAATCAGCTGAGTGGAACTCATTATaatacatcaaattcattgactatgaggcgtttgacagtgtagataggacataaattacggaaatcaccaaactgcatcacaagggaAGCCCTAACCAGAAATCCTAAAgcgaagcggaaaagaggaaagccaaagaacactacgtcgggaacccgaccgttgttgctacttTAATGTGGTGGTCGGGCCTGGCCTATCGAAATGAATCATTCGACTTATACTGGccggaacaatcgttcctcaatgTCTTATTATACCCAAGTGGTCCCTTGAAGAgctgtaagactaaaagcaacaaacacaAGGCCGTAGagcaaagtcgtactgctggctgtacagaggtgtgacggcagtgagatgtttccttcagacaacgaGAATAacggcgatgctgccttctcacaaaggAAGAGTGGGGATATAAAAGGTCGATCCTGAAAATGCACATCCCGCCTTAccccacggatttccgtctccggcagtCAGGTTCCAACACGTACGGAGGTAACATGCAAATTACGACAAAATCGTGTGTGACCGGCCAcaaacagttgtcccttgggtactgcggtcacactctcaggtcatTAATACCACTTCTAACCCGATTCCCTTTTCAGGTGCCTCTAGAAGatcccttccacggtgtgggcaaccggaaaGTGAAAACCTCCCTCAAACATCTCTAGCAGTACTTGAGattactgtattcataatcaatctccccCTTCAATTCCTGTTATTCCTCCTGCGTCGACTTTCAACTATAAACTTCCTCCTCAACTGTCATCATGATCAATGATTCTAGTGCGCGAATTGCTATCCCAAGTTTCCTGAAACCGCTCCAAACTACACGttagagccttcaacgtacgcacacTATGTCAAATCGCCCGGCAGGCCTCCTTGACTGAGactctagaatctcgtaccatttaTGTATGTTGTTTCTCCGAAACACGCGTACCGGATtctgtggtcattcacttgacctcagtTTAGCTGGTCCTCAGCTACCCTGTGCATCTACTCAACATTCCCAgacagcctgaatggaacattgaagtgggtcccccaactctagctgaagttcaagaggctatagctaatctgaaacgaggaagagcagttggtccagatggattggctccagaggtctttaagtgTGGTAgttcaattttagcgattaggctgagtaatattttagataaaatctgggagttggacgtaatcgcATCTGACTGGttgcaatcactgattgtcccaatacataagagagggttaaaatcatcctgtgataaccatagagggattagtttaactaatatagtatctaaaataccagcctcgataattatcgggCACCTagctaagactcgtgaactgcaaacacgagagaatcaagctggcttcagacatggtcgtggctgcatcgaccacatattcaccattcgtcaggtttgagaacacaggcatgcttatcagcgtccgacaatggtggtctttcttgacttaaaagcagcatttgactctgtagaccgagaggttctgtggcagtgtgtgtcattgaaaggtgtaacTAAGAAgtgcataaaccttgtgaaggctctttactcgaacactaccagtttAGTCAGAggttatggcgaactgtcatctgatttttcaacctcaagtggtgtccgtcaaggctgtccactatctccatttttgttcaatttcatcatagacctactgatggaaacaaTGTTCTCgttgactgaattttcgggaattgatctcctaccagaagGTCCgtttatcgacttagaatacgcaatGATATAGTTcggtttggtgaagacgctgataaaatgcccAGGAGGTTTGTGATGCGTTTCTCTCGCTCTAATTGCgaattgttgcttcaggactggtccgtgtcaacacctgaactaaggctagggagtgaagtagtcgaacgcgttgacaacttcggttatcttgaaagtctgatcagccGTAATGGGTAGGTGTCCGACGAAATCTGCACAGactcgaaaagctcgcttggcttttgccaacttacgtcacctatggcgaaggcgagatatccgtctctcaattaagggacgagtatactgcgcagcagttcgatctgttctactttacggctgcgaaacgcgACCATTGAGGGTAGAAGAttctcgtaagctactagtatttgacaacAGATGTTTTAGAAATAATACTGGTATCTGCTTGgctcaccgggtaagtaatagtgaggttagacgtagggtattggggaatgatggtaaatcagttgatgaggttgtgaatcttcatcgactgagatggttgggtcacgtgttgcgtatgcctgaacaccgattaccacgacgcgcaatgctaaccggtgttggggatggttggaagaaagttgggggcggccaaagcaaaacgtggcatcagcgcttgaagtcactaacttctggtctgagtcatgttggtag from Schistosoma haematobium chromosome ZW, whole genome shotgun sequence includes:
- the CKL1 gene encoding Casein kinase 1-like protein 1, variant 2 (EggNog:ENOG41KOG1872~COG:T) encodes the protein MESRKVSLSANALIGGKWRLVRKIGGGSFGDIYLGQNMLTGDEVAIKLEPVTARHPQLLYESRVYRVLQNSSGVPRVYWFGPDGVSNRYKAMVMDLLGPSLEDLFTFCGRRFSAKTVLTLAEQMLWRIECVHYRGLIHRDIKPDNFLMGIGPHCNRVFIVDFGLAKRFRDHRTKCHIPYRDDKNLTGTARYASINAHAGIEQSRRDDIESLGYVFMYFLRGHLPWQGLKFNQQSPYFLRDETLRYQNSSSSENLLLRV
- the CKL1 gene encoding Casein kinase 1-like protein 1 (EggNog:ENOG41033FE~COG:T), which gives rise to MESRKVSLSANALIGGKWRLVRKIGGGSFGDIYLGQNMLTGDEVAIKLEPVTARHPQLLYESRVYRVLQNSSGVPRVYWFGPDGVSNRYKAMVMDLLGPSLEDLFTFCGRRFSAKTVLTLAEQMLWRIECVHYRGLIHRDIKPDNFLMGIGPHCNRVFIVDFGLAKRFRDHRTKCHIPYRDDKNLTGTARYASINAHAGIEQSRRDDIESLGYVFMYFLRGHLPWQGLKANTKKQKYERIYEKKLATSPEALCKGYPVEFEKYLHFARGLAFDSLPDYVFLRGIFRRLFQSLNFVLDYVYDWALLGTNSSNTNQSIMNANPECEDNANQHQNNTECQGIDNTVGAAQCALPAPQVYGNHNHHNIPVQQSQPQQVLPHAHSREGVQQSTFHSQFVSQSGNSGAQTNAYNAPGTSVEYGMRCMPTEMRR